One Ornithodoros turicata isolate Travis unplaced genomic scaffold, ASM3712646v1 Chromosome53, whole genome shotgun sequence genomic region harbors:
- the LOC135374317 gene encoding zinc finger protein 22-like encodes MGEKPYKCYVCPAEFTQSSHLQRHKKTHTGEKPYKCDLCPAEFIQSTNMQRHKRTHTGGKPYKSDVCPAKFSRSSDLQRHKRTHTSEKPYKCDVRSTKCDACPAKFSRSGRLRDHKRTHT; translated from the coding sequence atgggcgagaagccatacaagtgctatgtctgtcctgcagagttcacccAGAGCTCACACCTGCAGCGTCATAAaaagacacacacgggcgagaagccatacaagtgtgatctctgtcctgcagagttcatccAGAGCACGAACATGCAGCGTCACAAGAGGACGCACACTGGCGGGAAGCCATACAAGtctgatgtctgccctgcaaaGTTCAGCCGGAGCAGTGACCTGCAGCGCCATAAGAGGACACACACcagtgagaagccatacaagtgcgatgtacGAAGTACGAAGTGCGATGCCTGTCCTGCAAAGTTCAGCCGTAGCGGGCGCCTACGGGaccacaagcggacacacacttGA
- the LOC135374318 gene encoding zinc finger protein 429-like — MEDPPTERPPEKSKSYGLACTSKARLENHMFAHCHNESEKCHATPPPNVQMGEEGFGCDVCPSAFSQSVSHEDHVSKRTDEKTYRCDLCPAEVNRNAHLRLHKRTDKGEKPYKWDVCPAKSSWSSDLQHHKRTHTGEKPYK; from the coding sequence ATGGAAGATCCACCCACGGAACGACCTCCAGAAAAGAGCAAGTCATATGGACTTGCATGCACGTCCAAAGCCAGACTGGAAAATCACATGTTTGCACACTGTCACAATGAGTCTGAAAAGTGTCATGCTACTCCTCCACCAAATGTTCAGATGGGAGAGGAGGGCTTTGGGTGCGACGTGTGTCCCTCTGCATTCTCCCAGTCTGTTAGTCACGAGGACCACGTGTCGAAGCGTACTGATGAGAAGACATACaggtgcgatctctgtcctgcagaggtCAACCGGAATGCGCATCTACGGCTTCACAAGCGGACAGACAAGggggagaagccatacaagtgggATGTCTGCCCTGCAAAGTCCAGCTGGAGCAGTGACCTGCAGCACCATAAGAGGACACACAccggtgagaagccatacaagtga
- the LOC135374319 gene encoding zinc finger protein 664-like, whose product MNDQHAERHRDESKPCPLACKSKASLECHMFAHSHNESEKSPTAPPTNVQMGEKSSGCNIYSSAFSWSAGDENHMVKHTDKRPYKTDVCPAEFSLSGNLQQHKQTDSCKKPYKCDVCPAEFRQGGHLQQHRRTHTCEKPYKCNLCPAELKQSANLSHHKRTHIGKKSLKCDLCPAAFSQRRYLQCHKPTHTGEKAYKCDLCPAAFSQRRYLQCHKRTHTGEKAYKCSLCPAEFRQSAALSRHKRAHASEKQYKCDVCPAEFSQGGYLRQHKRTHTGEKPYKCDVCHAEFSLSGNLRRHKRTHTGEKPYKCDVCRAEFSLSGNLRHHKRTHTGEKPYKCDVCSAEFSREFSQSGTLQQHKRTHTGEKPYKCDLCAAEFSRGVDLQQHMRTHTGEKPYKCGLCPAVFRQRVTLSHHKRTHTGEQP is encoded by the exons ATGAATGACCAACATGCTGAGCGTCATCGAGACGAGAGCAAGCCATGTCCACTTGCATGCAAGTCGAAAGCCAGCCTCGAATGCCACATGTTTGCACACTCTCACAATGAGTCTGAAAAGTCTCCCACTGCTCCTCCAACGAATGTTCAGATGGGAGAAAAGAGTTCTGGGTGCAACATCTATTCCTCTGCATTCTCGTGGTCAGCAGGTGACGAGAACCACATGGTGAAGCATACTGACAAGAGGCCATACAAGACCGATGTCTGCCCTGCCGAGTTCAGCCTGagcgggaacctacagcagcacaagcaaACAGATTCATGCaagaaaccatacaagtgcgatgtctgccctgcggagttcagacAGGGTGggcacctacagcagcacaggcggacacacacctgcgagaagccatacaagtgcaacctctgtcctgcagagttgaAACAGAGCGCAAACCTGTCACATCACAAGCGAACACACATCGGCAAGAAGTCATTAAaatgcgatctctgtcctgcagcgtTTAGCCAGAGGAGGTACTTACAGTGTCACAAGCCgacgcacacgggcgagaaggcgtacaagtgcgatctctgtcctgcagcgtTCAGCCAGAGGAGGTACTTACAGTgtcacaagcggacgcacacgggcgagaaggcGTACAAGTGCAGTCTCTGTCCTGCGGAGTTCAGACAGAGCGCAGCCCTGTCACGTCACAAGCGAGCACACGCAAGTGAGAAGcaatacaagtgcgatgtctgccctgcagagttcagtcagggcgggtacctacggcagcacaagcgaacacacacaggtgagaagccatacaagtgcgatgtctgccatgcagagttcagcctgagTGGGAACCTACggcgtcacaagcggacacacacgggcgaaaagccatacaagtgcgatgtctgccgtgcagagttcagcctgagTGGTAACCTACGgcatcacaagcggacacacacgggtgagaagccatacaagtgcgatgtctgctctGCGGAGTTTAGCCGAG agttcagccagagcgggaccctgcagcagcacaagcggacacacacgggcgagaagccatacaagtgcgatctctgtgcTGCGGAGTTCAGCAGGGGCGTGgacctacagcagcacatgcggacacacacgggcgagaagccatacaagtgcggtctctgtcctgcagtgttcagaCAGCGTGTAACCTTGTCACAtcacaagcgaacacacacgggtgagcAGCCATAA
- the LOC135374320 gene encoding zinc finger protein 883-like gives MSKVRTHTGDKPYKCNVCPAEFSQSGLLQRHKHIHEAEKPYKCDVCPAEFSQSEHLQQHKGTHTGEKPYKCNVSSSDQAALIIYARKSTDTLHIKDQPRGDKEYSGCSSSNTQFKISTTTVELKPDGTVVVAMNDQPAERHRDQSKPRALACMSKASLERHMFARCHNESEKCSSPPPTDVQMGEKGSCCNIYPAAFSGYGSDENHVVKCADKRPYKSDVCSAEFSLSGNIQHHKRKNSCKKPYKCDVCPAEFSRSALLQDHKRTHTGEKPYKCNVCLAEFSQRGNLRRHKQTHTGEKPYKCDICQAEFSQSSYLQQHMRTHTGEKPYKCVVCPAVFSQRGPLQHHKRAHTGEKPYKCDVCHAEFRQSGSLQQHMRSHTGEKPYKCDVCHAEFSRSWSLQQHMRRHTGEKPYKCDVCHAEFSRSGSLQQHMRTHTGEKPYKCGNENHMVKHTEKRPYKTDVCPAEFSLSGNLQQHKQTDSCKKPYKCDVCPAEFSRSSHLQRHKLTHTGEKPYKCDLCPAEFSQRGTLRRHKWTHTGEKPYKCDVCSAKFTRGWHLKQHMRTHMVNKPYKCDLCPAVFRQNRKLRNMCSLCPADLRHSTNLQWNKKTYMGVKAYKCNLSAAEFV, from the exons ATGTCCAAAGTCAGGACACACACAGGCgataagccatacaagtgcaatgtctgcccCGCTGAGTTCAGCCAGAGTGGGCTCCTTCAGCGTCACAAGCATATCCACGAGgccgagaagccatacaaatgtgatgtctgccctgcggagttcagtcagagcgagcacctacagcagcacaaggggacacacacaggcgagaagccatacaagtgcaatgtctCCAGCTCTGATCAAGCAGCTCTGATCATAT ATGCAAGAAAAAGTACTGATACACTCCATATTAAGGACCAGCCCAGGGGTGATAAAGAATATTCAGGTTGCTCTTCTTCAAATACACAATTCAAGATCAGTACAACAACAGTCGAACTGAAGCCTGACGGCACTGTAGTAGTCGCCATGAATGACCAACCCGCTGAGCGACATCGAGACCAGAGCAAGCCACGTGCACTTGCATGCATGTCGAAAGCCAGCCTCGAACGCCACATGTTTGCACGCTGTCACAATGAGTCTGAAAAGTGTTCCTCTCCTCCTCCAACGGATGTTCAGATGGGAGAGAAGGGTTCTTGCTGCAACATCTATCCCGCTGCATTCTCGGGGTATGGAAGTGACGAGAACCATGTGGTGAAGTGTGCTGACAAGAGGCCATACAAGAGCGATGTCTGctctgcagagttcagcctgagCGGCAACATACAGCACCATAAGCGGAAAAATTCGTGCaagaaaccatacaagtgcgatgtctgccctgcggagttcagccggaGTGCTCTCCTGCAggatcacaagcggacacacacaggcgagaagccatacaagtgcaatgtctgccTTGCGGAGTTCAGTCAGAGAGGGAACCTAAGgcgtcacaagcagacacacacgggcgaaaagccatacaagtgcgatatctgccaagcagagttcagccagagcagttacctacagcagcacatgcggacgcacacgggcgagaagccatacaagtgtgttGTTTGCCCAGCCGTTTTCAGTCAGAGAGGGCCCCTACAGCATCACAAGCGggcacacacgggtgagaagccatacaagtgcgatgtctgtcACGCAGAGTTCAGGCAGAGCGGGAGCCTACAGCAGCACATGCGgtcacacacgggcgagaagccatacaagtgcgatgtctgccacgcAGAGTTCAGCCGCAGCTGGAGCCTGCAGCAGCACATGCGGagacacacaggtgagaagccatacaagtgcgatgtctgccacgcAGAGTTCAGCCGCAGCGGGAGCCTACAGCAGCAcatgcggacacacacgggcgagaagccatacaagtgcg GTAACGAGAACCACATGGTGAAGCATACTGAGAAGAGGCCATACAAGACCGATGTCTGCCCTGCCGAGTTCAGCCTGagcgggaacctacagcagcacaagcaaACAGATTCATGCaagaaaccatacaagtgcgatgtctgccctgcggagttcagccggaGTTCTCACCTGCAGCGTCACAAgttgacacacacgggcgagaagccatacaagtgcgacctctgtcctgcagagttcagccagagggGGACCCTACGGCGtcacaagtggacacacacgggtgagaagccatacaagtgcgatgtctgctctGCGAAGTTCACCAGGGGCTGGCACCTAAAGCAGCACATGCGGACGCACATGGTCAacaagccatacaagtgcgacctctgccCTGCAGTCTTCAGACAGAAT CGCAAACTGCGAAACATGTGCAGTCTCTGTCCTGCAGACCTGAGGCACAGCACAAACCTGCAGTGGAACAAGAAGACCTACATGGGTGTGAAGGCATACAAGTGCAACCTCTCTGCTGCTGAGTTCGTGTAG